One Nitrosopumilus piranensis genomic region harbors:
- a CDS encoding phosphate signaling complex PhoU family protein produces the protein MEEREETRKIQFTGKSSYIVSLPKQWIMDLGLKQGDQIRMVRKGSSTLELYPPKFESRNPKKEEAIIEINPEEKASSIVRKLVSLYFLGFKTINVKPKDGRLSPVQRNTVKEAVKRMLMGSEIISDSSVGITVQVLVNLLELSVDGAFKRMIHLAKSMSSDAILAVKENNLDLAQEVINTDDEVDRFGFYIIRQLKIAIQNEHMLKEMGFRNPRNCLGYRLVVKNIERAGDHAAFIAKDLLEFKKSVKKEILDKLQDMNEFCLSVLDDACLALFKEDYLQAEKTIEKTNNIAKYEKKVRDASKSLKDDEEIYRVRRMTENIRRVSEYASDIAEIVLNMNIEKTIKKAV, from the coding sequence ATGGAAGAAAGGGAGGAAACAAGGAAAATCCAGTTTACAGGTAAATCATCATACATAGTTTCATTACCAAAACAATGGATTATGGATTTAGGCTTAAAACAAGGGGATCAAATTAGAATGGTAAGAAAAGGTTCATCAACACTAGAACTATATCCTCCAAAATTTGAATCACGAAATCCGAAAAAAGAAGAAGCGATAATTGAAATTAATCCAGAAGAAAAGGCATCCTCAATTGTTAGAAAATTAGTTTCACTTTATTTTTTAGGGTTTAAGACAATTAATGTAAAACCAAAAGATGGAAGGTTAAGTCCTGTTCAGAGAAATACAGTAAAAGAGGCCGTTAAACGAATGTTGATGGGATCAGAAATTATTTCTGATTCCAGTGTAGGCATTACAGTACAAGTTCTAGTTAATTTATTAGAGTTATCAGTAGACGGGGCATTCAAAAGAATGATCCATTTGGCAAAATCAATGTCTAGTGATGCAATCTTAGCTGTAAAAGAAAACAATCTAGATTTGGCACAAGAGGTAATCAACACAGATGACGAGGTAGACAGATTTGGCTTTTATATTATTCGTCAATTAAAAATCGCAATTCAAAATGAACACATGTTAAAAGAAATGGGTTTTAGAAATCCGAGAAATTGTTTGGGATATAGATTAGTTGTAAAAAATATTGAAAGAGCAGGAGATCATGCAGCATTTATTGCAAAAGATCTTCTGGAATTCAAGAAATCAGTGAAAAAGGAGATTTTAGATAAATTACAAGACATGAATGAATTTTGTTTATCAGTACTAGATGATGCTTGCCTTGCATTGTTTAAAGAAGATTATTTACAGGCTGAAAAAACCATTGAAAAAACAAACAATATTGCAAAATATGAGAAAAAAGTCAGAGATGCCTCAAAATCACTCAAAGACGACGAGGAGATTTATAGAGTTAGAAGAATGACTGAAAATATAAGAAGAGTTTCAGAATATGCCAGCGATATTGCAGAAATAGTCCTGAATATGAATATCGAAAAAACAATCAAGAAAGCAGTATAG
- a CDS encoding PUA domain-containing protein has product MDHVLKLRNSIDALFGSGVSKFLPKDIEMTFSRKTGRIRTVLHEGKLLCTLRIDGGLAISPYLAQILLKSKTFRENCVEINKDAASFVQEGRSVFCKHVVKCGKNVRISGDTPVLFKNKVIAVGRAVLSYEMISDFDRGVAVKVRDSLKSRKEEKEL; this is encoded by the coding sequence ATGGACCATGTTTTAAAACTCCGTAATTCTATTGATGCCTTGTTTGGAAGTGGTGTTTCTAAATTCCTGCCTAAAGATATTGAAATGACTTTTTCAAGGAAAACTGGCAGAATTAGAACTGTTCTACATGAAGGAAAACTATTATGCACATTAAGAATTGATGGTGGTTTGGCAATTAGTCCTTATCTTGCACAAATACTCTTGAAGAGTAAAACGTTTAGAGAGAATTGTGTAGAGATAAACAAAGATGCAGCGTCTTTTGTACAAGAAGGAAGATCTGTATTTTGTAAACATGTTGTAAAATGTGGAAAAAATGTTAGAATCTCAGGTGACACCCCTGTTTTATTCAAAAATAAAGTAATTGCAGTAGGTAGGGCTGTTTTATCATATGAAATGATTTCTGATTTTGATCGAGGTGTGGCTGTAAAGGTTAGAGATAGTTTAAAAAGTCGTAAAGAGGAAAAAGAATTATGA
- a CDS encoding nascent polypeptide-associated complex protein, producing the protein MMRGGNREMRRMMDKMGLDMNELSNVQEVIIKTDKKEIIISKPSVTEMKAKDNSIFTVTADSYEERELEVPIFSEEDIQLVSQQAGVDEEKAKNALEEAKGDLARAILLLTTG; encoded by the coding sequence ATGATGCGCGGAGGCAATCGCGAAATGCGAAGGATGATGGATAAGATGGGTCTTGATATGAATGAACTTTCTAATGTCCAGGAAGTTATCATAAAGACTGATAAAAAAGAGATTATTATTTCGAAACCTTCTGTTACTGAAATGAAAGCTAAAGATAATTCAATTTTTACTGTAACTGCTGATAGTTATGAGGAGAGAGAATTAGAGGTTCCTATCTTCTCTGAAGAAGATATTCAACTTGTCAGTCAGCAAGCAGGTGTTGATGAAGAAAAGGCTAAAAATGCATTAGAAGAAGCAAAAGGCGATCTTGCTAGGGCAATTTTGCTATTGACTACTGGATGA
- a CDS encoding proteasome assembly chaperone 4 codes for MNSPNGFFQKLVNLEGRNFSLNIQKFENGYFISISEGSNKIGSMVASMATGPTPVTTTIIPSRTESLFLKLVAERISTRMRGIALVSAFIQKELEPNTAKDLMSEIMEMIENE; via the coding sequence TTGAACTCTCCAAATGGATTTTTCCAAAAATTGGTAAATTTGGAGGGCCGAAATTTTTCTTTAAACATTCAAAAATTTGAAAATGGATATTTTATTTCTATATCTGAGGGTTCTAATAAAATAGGCTCTATGGTGGCTTCAATGGCCACTGGTCCTACTCCTGTTACAACTACCATAATTCCTTCTAGAACCGAATCTCTTTTTCTGAAACTTGTTGCTGAACGAATTAGTACTAGAATGCGAGGAATTGCATTAGTTTCTGCATTTATACAAAAAGAATTAGAACCTAATACTGCAAAAGACTTAATGTCTGAAATTATGGAGATGATTGAGAATGAGTGA
- a CDS encoding UbiD family decarboxylase — MSDLRNYISKIKKNKELKIVKTKVSTKYEIAGIIAKVDGSHAVLFENIKESNFHLIANLVGTRKRFALAVGGTENNIHEKVISAINKARPPKIISSGKFQENKSKNLFSMPIVTHFEKESGPFITSSIAYVKNPETGKQNSSFHRMMPIDKNHFSIRMVEGRHLHRCFVDAKEHGEDLKIAITVGVHPAISIAGAYQAQWGKDEIAIANSLLGGKLTLTKLPYTGLNVPSGSEIVMEGKILQDKTHPEWMVEMLQTYDHKRSQPIFELENLYFRNNPIFHDVLSGYSEHRLLMGMPIESKLNGDLKKAFKQTQQVSMTNGGCNWLHAVVQIKKKNESDAKKIIKKTFESHRSLKQVTVVDDDIDPNDAESVEYAMATRFQADKDLVILKNVRGSSLDPSSNQKKLQTAKMGIDATRSLSKRPEGFELAKIPKINKIKLEKYLK; from the coding sequence ATGAGTGACTTAAGAAATTATATTTCTAAAATTAAGAAAAATAAGGAACTTAAAATTGTAAAAACCAAAGTTTCAACAAAATATGAAATTGCTGGAATCATTGCTAAAGTAGACGGTTCGCATGCAGTGTTATTTGAAAATATCAAAGAAAGTAATTTCCATTTAATTGCTAATCTAGTTGGAACTAGAAAGAGATTTGCTCTTGCAGTTGGTGGAACAGAAAATAACATTCATGAGAAAGTAATTTCAGCTATAAACAAAGCAAGACCCCCTAAAATTATTTCATCAGGGAAATTCCAAGAAAACAAATCAAAAAATCTCTTTTCTATGCCTATTGTTACTCATTTTGAGAAGGAATCAGGCCCATTTATCACATCTTCAATTGCATATGTCAAGAATCCCGAAACTGGAAAACAAAATTCATCGTTTCATAGAATGATGCCAATTGACAAAAACCATTTTTCAATAAGAATGGTTGAAGGTCGTCATTTACATCGATGTTTTGTTGATGCTAAAGAACATGGGGAAGATCTAAAAATTGCGATTACTGTTGGTGTTCACCCTGCAATTTCTATTGCTGGTGCATATCAAGCACAATGGGGCAAAGATGAGATTGCTATTGCCAATTCATTATTGGGTGGAAAATTAACTTTGACAAAACTTCCGTATACTGGACTAAATGTGCCATCTGGTTCAGAAATTGTTATGGAAGGAAAAATTCTTCAGGATAAAACTCATCCTGAATGGATGGTTGAAATGCTCCAAACCTATGATCATAAAAGATCTCAACCTATTTTTGAACTTGAAAATTTGTATTTTAGAAATAACCCAATTTTTCATGATGTATTATCTGGTTATTCAGAACATCGATTGTTAATGGGAATGCCAATTGAATCAAAATTAAATGGGGATTTGAAAAAAGCATTCAAACAAACACAACAAGTTTCCATGACCAATGGTGGGTGTAATTGGTTGCATGCAGTTGTTCAAATAAAAAAGAAAAATGAATCTGATGCAAAAAAAATAATTAAAAAAACATTTGAATCGCATCGTTCATTAAAACAAGTTACAGTAGTTGATGATGATATTGATCCTAATGATGCAGAATCTGTGGAATATGCAATGGCTACAAGATTCCAAGCAGATAAAGATCTTGTAATTCTCAAAAATGTACGTGGTTCTAGCCTTGATCCATCAAGTAATCAAAAGAAATTACAAACTGCAAAAATGGGTATTGATGCAACCAGATCTCTATCAAAACGTCCTGAAGGATTTGAATTGGCAAAAATTCCAAAAATCAATAAAATTAAACTTGAAAAATATTTGAAATAA
- a CDS encoding acyl-CoA thioesterase, translating to MSSESNLREKNPSESHAEVIVRMFPSDANPAGNVFGGEILKHIDMVAGIVAQRHSQSNAVTVSMDSVNFLKPVFVGNVLSLNARINYVHNSSMEIEVRAEAEDIVTGIRTVTGTAFVTFVALDKNGKPMHVPKLSLKTDEDRVKFEEGKIRMEKRLKNRQK from the coding sequence ATGTCGTCTGAATCTAATCTTAGAGAAAAGAACCCATCTGAATCCCATGCTGAAGTAATTGTTAGAATGTTTCCTTCTGATGCAAATCCAGCTGGAAATGTATTTGGTGGTGAAATTTTAAAACATATTGACATGGTTGCTGGAATTGTTGCTCAAAGACATTCACAGTCAAATGCTGTTACTGTATCTATGGATAGTGTAAATTTTCTAAAACCTGTTTTTGTTGGAAATGTTCTTTCATTAAATGCTAGAATAAACTATGTTCATAATTCTTCTATGGAAATAGAAGTTAGAGCGGAGGCTGAAGATATTGTTACTGGAATTAGAACTGTAACTGGAACTGCTTTTGTAACCTTTGTAGCCTTGGATAAAAATGGAAAGCCTATGCATGTTCCAAAGCTTTCTTTAAAAACAGATGAAGATCGAGTCAAATTTGAAGAAGGAAAAATCCGAATGGAAAAAAGATTAAAAAATCGACAAAAATAA
- a CDS encoding DUF5679 domain-containing protein — MDKWADYLISEVSYDTQHLISIAIRHRDTDQGITKGKPIDRLAISSDIKNGISYVTIYSTKNSWKKGHKIQTFSIDGEPFLRIDGNKVKLDYLGDLPNVSNLGLLEPELAPEPVVEQEKIPEPPPPSPRGSLPKESVEELPQELDLAPEPVVEQEKIPEPPPPSPRGSLPKESVEELPQELDLAPEPVVEQEKIPEIKEEEATPEQLARFEQLEKQIQELESRPKPEPEEEATPEQLARFEQLEKQIQELESRPKPEPEEEATPEQLARFEQLEKQIQELESQPPPPNPRGSLPKESAKEVFEEIEHATEAIYEPEEATPKQFAQLDELQKQIDELETKLSNKPIPKIKSEPKEEPESEQISEIDDLQDQIDELENELFSKLHPPSDEPTQEQISKVHELEKEIEKLESADIEHEIIQTLQKQNKKLDDIEKRLDSHSNKVSLNSNSLEAYCVKCRAKRKIKNPEETTMKNGRPAMKGFCSICNCKVFRIVKMKKS; from the coding sequence ATGGATAAATGGGCTGACTATCTAATTTCTGAGGTCAGTTATGATACACAACACTTGATTTCGATTGCTATTAGACATAGAGATACAGATCAAGGCATAACTAAAGGAAAACCTATTGATCGACTTGCTATTTCATCTGATATAAAAAATGGTATTTCTTATGTAACAATTTACAGTACAAAAAACTCTTGGAAAAAAGGACACAAAATTCAAACCTTTTCAATAGATGGTGAACCATTTTTACGAATTGATGGAAACAAAGTCAAATTAGATTATTTAGGCGATCTACCTAATGTGTCTAATCTGGGATTGCTTGAACCAGAATTAGCACCAGAACCTGTTGTTGAACAAGAAAAAATTCCAGAACCACCTCCACCAAGTCCTAGAGGTTCATTACCAAAAGAATCTGTAGAAGAGCTTCCTCAGGAACTTGATTTAGCACCAGAACCTGTTGTTGAACAAGAAAAAATTCCAGAACCACCTCCACCAAGTCCTAGAGGTTCATTACCAAAAGAATCTGTAGAAGAGCTTCCTCAGGAACTTGATTTAGCACCAGAACCTGTTGTTGAACAAGAAAAAATTCCAGAGATAAAAGAGGAAGAAGCTACTCCTGAACAACTAGCTAGATTCGAACAATTAGAAAAACAAATTCAAGAATTAGAATCACGACCCAAACCTGAACCTGAAGAAGAAGCTACTCCTGAACAACTAGCTAGATTCGAACAATTAGAAAAACAAATTCAAGAATTAGAATCACGACCCAAACCTGAACCTGAAGAAGAAGCTACTCCTGAACAACTAGCTAGATTCGAACAATTAGAAAAACAAATTCAAGAATTAGAATCACAGCCACCTCCACCAAATCCTAGAGGTTCATTACCAAAAGAATCTGCAAAAGAAGTTTTTGAAGAAATAGAACATGCTACAGAAGCAATTTATGAACCTGAAGAAGCTACTCCTAAACAATTTGCACAATTAGATGAACTTCAGAAACAAATTGATGAATTAGAAACAAAACTATCTAACAAGCCAATCCCTAAAATCAAATCTGAACCCAAAGAGGAACCTGAATCTGAACAAATTTCTGAAATTGATGATCTACAAGATCAAATTGATGAATTGGAAAATGAATTATTTTCAAAATTGCATCCTCCATCTGATGAACCTACACAAGAACAGATTTCAAAAGTACATGAATTAGAAAAAGAAATTGAAAAATTGGAATCTGCAGATATTGAACATGAAATCATTCAAACATTACAAAAACAAAATAAAAAATTAGATGACATTGAGAAAAGGCTTGATAGTCATTCCAACAAAGTTTCTCTAAACTCCAATTCTCTTGAGGCTTATTGTGTTAAATGTAGAGCAAAGAGAAAAATCAAAAACCCTGAAGAAACAACTATGAAAAATGGAAGACCTGCCATGAAAGGATTTTGTTCTATTTGTAATTGCAAAGTATTTCGTATTGTAAAAATGAAAAAGTCATAA